Part of the Methylorubrum populi genome is shown below.
GCAGGCTCATGACGATCATCGCCTCGCGCTTGGCCGCGCGTCCGCCGGCCGCGGGCACGGGCGCCGCCGTCTTCAGCAGCGGATCGAAGCCGGTGGTGATGCGCGGCGAAGGCGGCGGGTCGCCGGGGCGGGGCCGGCGCTGGAACGGCGCGCTGCGCGGTCCGGCGGCCCGTCCGCCGGTCGCGCCCTCGGATCGTCCGCCGGAAAACTCCCGCGCCCGGCCGCCGGACAGGCCCCGCAGGCGATCCTCGATGTCGTCGCGGTAGAACCGGCGCACGGTCTCGTCGCGGATGCCGGCCACCGCCTCCCTCAGGGTCCGGGCGAGTCCGGCCCGGCGCTCGGGCGTGTCGAGGGTGACCGCCTCGGTCTCGCGGGCCCACAGCATCTCGACCAGCGGTCGCGCACCCGATAGCACCGCCTCGATCGCCGAGGGGCCGCTGGCGCGCATCAGATCGTCGGGGTCCTGACCCTGCGGCAGCAGGGCGATGCGCAGGGATTTCCCGGGCTCCAGCATCGGCAGGGCGACGTCGAGCGCGCGGAAGGCGGCGCGCTGGCCCGCCCCGTCGCCGTCGAAGCACAGGATCGGCTCGTCGGCGTGCCGCCAGAGCAGGGCGAGCTGGTCCTCGGTCAGCGCCGTGCCGAGCGGCGCCACCGTCTCCGGATAGCCGGCGATCGTCATGGCGATGACGTCGACATAGCCCTCCACCGCGATGATGCGGCTGCGGTCGTGCGCGCTCTTGCGGGCGGCGTGGAGGTTGTAGAGCATCCGCCCCTTGTGGAAGAGCGGCGTCTCCGGCGAGTTCATGTACTTCGCCTTGGCGTCCGCCTGCATCGCCCGGCCGCCGAAGGCGACGACCCGGCCGCGGATGTCGAGGATCGGAAACATGATCCGGTCGCGGAACTTGTCGTAGGGGACGCTCACCCCCTCGGGCGCCGTGAGCAGTCCGAGTTCGAGCATCAGGTCGCGATCGACGCCCTTGCCCGCGAGGTAGTCGCGCAGGGCGTAGCGCCCGGACAGGGAATAGCCGAGCCGGAATTTCTGGCGCGTGGCCTCGCTCAAGGCGCGGCGGTCGAGATAGGCCCGCGCCTCGCCGCCGGCGGAACCGCGCAACTGCTCCTCGAAATAGGCGGCGGCGAGTTCCATGACCTCGATGGCGCCCTTGCGCCGCTCCTCGGCCTGCTCGCTCTCCACCGTCATCTTCGGCAGGGCGACGCCCGCCTCGCCGGCGAGTCGCTCGACGGCCTCGGGGAAGCTCAAGCCCTCCGTCTCCATGACGAACTTGAAGATATCGCCGTGCTTGCCGGACGAGAAGCAGTGATAGAACTGCTTCTGGTCGTTGACGTAGAATGAGGGTGTCTTCTCGGAATTGAACGGTGACAGGCCGCGCCATTCGCGGCCCGCCTTCTTCAGCCGCACCCGGCGGCCGACCACCTCGGAGGCGGGAACGCGGGCGCGGATCTCTTCGAGGATGTGGGGCGGGTAGCGCACGGGGGCTCTGCCGGATGCGGATCAGGTGAGGGATCACTTGGACGACGAGGACCGGCCTCGGCCGGGCAATCTAGCGCAAGCCGCCTGCGGGAGTCTTAAGGCGTCCTGCGCGGAGCTTTCGCCGGAGCGATGCGTTGGCGGCCCGATGACGGAGACCTCGCCCTTGCCCCACCGCGGCATCGCCCGCCGACCTCTCCTGGGCCTCGGCCTCCTCGGCGCGCTCGCCCCCATGCGCGCCCGTGAGGCACGAGCCTCCGACGACCTTTCGGCCGTGCTCGATCCCTCCGCCCGGGTGGAGACCCTCTACGACGAAGGGGAGTGGTGCGAAGGGCCGGTCTGGGCGCCGACGCTCGGCGGCCTCATTTTCAGCGACGTGCGGCGCAACCGGATGATGCTGATCCGTGAGGGGAGCCGCGCCGAGGTGTTTCGCGAGCCGTCGAACAACGCCAACGGCAACGTCATCGACGGCGAGGGCCGCCTGGTTACCTGCGAGCACCGCACCTCGCGGGTGGTGCGTCGGGAGGCGGACGGCGCCATCACCGTGCTGGCGGAAAGCCACGACGGGGGACGGCTCAACTCTCCCAACGACGCGGTGGTGGCCCGTGACGGCACGATCTGGTTCACCGATCCCACCTACGGCATCGATCAGGCCGAAGAAGGCACGCCGCGCCCTTCCGAGCAGAAGGGCCGGTTCGTGTTCCGTCTGGCGCCCGGCAGCTCGCTCGCGGTCGCGACGGACCGGTTCGTGCAGCCCAACGGACTGGCCTTCTCGCCGGACGAGCGGATCCTCTACGTCAGCGAATCGGGCCGGCGCGAAGGCGCGCCCGCCGAGATCCGCGCGTTCGACGTCGCGGACGGGCGGATCTCGGGCGAGCGCCGCTTCGCCAGCGGATTCGAGGGCGTGCCGGACGGATTGAAGGTCGATACCGACGGCCGCGTCTATGCCGGAACCGGCGACGGGGTGCGGATCTGGGCCGCGGACGGGCGACCGCTCGGCCACATCCCGACCGAGGGCCCCTGCGCCAACATCGCCTTCGGCGGTGCCGACGGACGGCGGCTGTTCCTGTGCGCGGGCAGGCGGGTGCTGACCGTCGAGACCAAGGTCCGCGGCGCGGCAATCCGCACGTGAGGGGCCGCTCATGACGATCCGTTTCGCGCGCCGCACGCTTCTCGCCGCCGCCGCCCTCGCCACCGTAAGACCGATGGCGGCGCGGCCGGTCCTAGCCCAACCGGCGACCGGACCGGGCGGGGCCCTCGACCTCGTCGTTGCCGCGCGGGCGCCGACGACGCCGACCGGGCTGACGCGCGCGGCGAACGGCCGGATGTTCCTGTTCATGCCGCGCTTCGACGAGAAGACGGTGTTCACCGCGGGCGAGGTGTTTCCGGACGGACGCGTCGCGCCCTATCCGAGCGAGGCGGCGAACCGGCCCGATCCGGCCCGTCCCGCCGAGACCCTATTCCACGTCCCCAACGGCGTGTTCGACCGGAAGAACCGCCTCTGGCTCCTCGATGCCGGGCTGATGGCCTCGTCCGGCGAGCCGGTGCCGGGCGCGGCCAAGCTCGTCTGCATCGATCCGGCGAGCGATACGATCGTGCGCACGATTTCCCTAGAACCCGTCGTGACGAAGACCTCCTCGCTCAACGATCTGCGCGTCGATGTCCGGCCCGAGCGTGACGTCGCCTACGTCACCGATCAGGGCCAAACCGGTGAGGGCGCGCTGATCGCCGTCGATCTCGCGAGCGGCCGCGCCGTGCGGCGGCTCGCGGGCCACGTCAGCACGCGATCGGTCGACGGCATCCTGAAGATCGTCGAGGGCCGGGTGCTGATGAAGCGCGAGGCCGACGGCACGACGAGCCCGATCAAGGGCGGCGCCAACGGCATCGCCCTGAGCCCCGACGGCGCGCGGCTGTACTACACGCCGTTGATGAGCCGACGCCTCTACGCGGTCGAGACGGCCGCGCTGCTCAATCCCGCGAAGGACGACGCGGCGGTCGCGGAAACGGTCACGGATCTCGGCGAGAAGGGCCTGACCGGCGGGCTCGTCGCCGATTCGCGCGACCGCATCTATCTCAGCCTGCAAGAGTTCAACGGCATCGGCCGGCGCGACCCGGACGGCCGGATCGAGGTCATCGCCACCGATCCGCGCCTGATCTGGCCGGACACGTTCTGGATCACCGACGAGGGCTGGCTCTATCTATCATCCGCCCAGGCCAACCGCCGACCCGAGCACAACGGCGGCATCGACCGGCAGGAGCCGCCCTACGCGATCTTCCGGATTCGGATCGACGCCGGGCCGGCGTGAGTCGCGTCCGGCTCCGCCATCATCGCGAGCGGCAGACTACTTCCCTGCCAGCGCGTCCTTCACCAGCGCGCTGGCGCGGCCGAAATCCATGCGGCCGGTATACTTGCCCTTCAGCGCGCCGATCACCTTGCCCATGTCCTTCGGGCTCTCGGCGCCGGTCTCGGCGATGGCATCGGCGATGGCGGCGCGGGTCTCGGCCTCGTCGAGCTGCTGCGGCAGGAAGGTCTGGATGATCTCGGCCTCGGCGCGCTCGCTCTCGGCGAGTTCGGGACGGCCGCCCTGCTCGTAGACGCCCGCGGCTTCCTGGCGCTGCTTGATCATCTTCTGCAGGAGCGCGAGGATCTCCTCCTCGCTCGTCTCGCCCTTGCCCTCGCCGCGCGCGGCGATGTCGCGGTCCTTGAGCGCCGCCTGGATCATGCGCACCGTCGAGAGCTTCTGCTTCTCGCCGGACTTCATGGCCGCCTTCATCTCGGCGGTGATGCGCTCGCGCAGCATGATGATCGAACTCCAGTCAGATGATTCGGCGTGGCCGCCCTGCTTGTCCAGGGCATTGCGCAGGGCTGACTCCGCGCCCAGATTGACCCGGGCGCGGCCGGCTCGCTATGAGCCCCGCGAGATATCGCCTTGCCCCG
Proteins encoded:
- the dnaG gene encoding DNA primase — encoded protein: MRYPPHILEEIRARVPASEVVGRRVRLKKAGREWRGLSPFNSEKTPSFYVNDQKQFYHCFSSGKHGDIFKFVMETEGLSFPEAVERLAGEAGVALPKMTVESEQAEERRKGAIEVMELAAAYFEEQLRGSAGGEARAYLDRRALSEATRQKFRLGYSLSGRYALRDYLAGKGVDRDLMLELGLLTAPEGVSVPYDKFRDRIMFPILDIRGRVVAFGGRAMQADAKAKYMNSPETPLFHKGRMLYNLHAARKSAHDRSRIIAVEGYVDVIAMTIAGYPETVAPLGTALTEDQLALLWRHADEPILCFDGDGAGQRAAFRALDVALPMLEPGKSLRIALLPQGQDPDDLMRASGPSAIEAVLSGARPLVEMLWARETEAVTLDTPERRAGLARTLREAVAGIRDETVRRFYRDDIEDRLRGLSGGRAREFSGGRSEGATGGRAAGPRSAPFQRRPRPGDPPPSPRITTGFDPLLKTAAPVPAAGGRAAKREAMIVMSLLAHPELLGIEEEALAALELVNPDASALRALLLDRAAEAGTPEPELLEARLRRAGLEEAHARLLALVNPGDRWMLDPNADSQRLEHTLHQAVILHRQTGALHSELHQAERALAEDGSEANFAWLCDVQQQLAVIAAAEAEAEVSQEE
- a CDS encoding SMP-30/gluconolactonase/LRE family protein, with protein sequence MTETSPLPHRGIARRPLLGLGLLGALAPMRAREARASDDLSAVLDPSARVETLYDEGEWCEGPVWAPTLGGLIFSDVRRNRMMLIREGSRAEVFREPSNNANGNVIDGEGRLVTCEHRTSRVVRREADGAITVLAESHDGGRLNSPNDAVVARDGTIWFTDPTYGIDQAEEGTPRPSEQKGRFVFRLAPGSSLAVATDRFVQPNGLAFSPDERILYVSESGRREGAPAEIRAFDVADGRISGERRFASGFEGVPDGLKVDTDGRVYAGTGDGVRIWAADGRPLGHIPTEGPCANIAFGGADGRRLFLCAGRRVLTVETKVRGAAIRT
- a CDS encoding GatB/YqeY domain-containing protein, giving the protein MLRERITAEMKAAMKSGEKQKLSTVRMIQAALKDRDIAARGEGKGETSEEEILALLQKMIKQRQEAAGVYEQGGRPELAESERAEAEIIQTFLPQQLDEAETRAAIADAIAETGAESPKDMGKVIGALKGKYTGRMDFGRASALVKDALAGK
- a CDS encoding L-dopachrome tautomerase-related protein, producing the protein MTIRFARRTLLAAAALATVRPMAARPVLAQPATGPGGALDLVVAARAPTTPTGLTRAANGRMFLFMPRFDEKTVFTAGEVFPDGRVAPYPSEAANRPDPARPAETLFHVPNGVFDRKNRLWLLDAGLMASSGEPVPGAAKLVCIDPASDTIVRTISLEPVVTKTSSLNDLRVDVRPERDVAYVTDQGQTGEGALIAVDLASGRAVRRLAGHVSTRSVDGILKIVEGRVLMKREADGTTSPIKGGANGIALSPDGARLYYTPLMSRRLYAVETAALLNPAKDDAAVAETVTDLGEKGLTGGLVADSRDRIYLSLQEFNGIGRRDPDGRIEVIATDPRLIWPDTFWITDEGWLYLSSAQANRRPEHNGGIDRQEPPYAIFRIRIDAGPA